The Xanthomonas sp. CFBP 8443 genome has a window encoding:
- a CDS encoding calcineurin-like phosphoesterase family protein, translating into MSLRAIVFTCLLTAAAPALAQSATISGSVYQERDGHAGRGSGERGVAGVQVSDGVQIVRTDAQGRYRLEVEPGRTLFVIKPDGYAFASAGNGLPDYWRHYAPVGSPALKYPGIAASAGATSGWDFALRAQPAAASTEVLVFADTQTASATDVGYYARDIVAPLLGKTRARLGTTLGDVVNDDLSLYPALNAETAKLGVPWFHVPGNHDLNFDAVDDLASLSSWRAIYGPDTYAVEEGGASFVFLDDVVYQPQQRPNYVGGLREDQFAFLQTYLATLPKQRLLVLGLHIPLFDAAPGKETFRHADRARLFALLQPFAHVLVLSGHSHTQRHYYHGADDGWRGAQPLHEYNVGAACGAFWSGAKDADGIPAATMADGTPNGYALLTVQRDGRYALAYHAARAVDDAPMTLHAPRVLRRGAYPAWAVYANVFMGEDDSRVEYRIDDGAWKPMARVQQPDPDLLAENARDDAAETLRGYDRSPEATPSQHLWRGALPTDLGAGAHRIEVRAFDRWRGEQRATTGYRLQDATP; encoded by the coding sequence ATGTCGCTACGCGCCATAGTGTTCACCTGCCTGTTGACGGCCGCTGCGCCCGCGCTGGCGCAGTCGGCGACGATCAGCGGCAGCGTCTACCAGGAACGTGACGGCCACGCCGGCCGCGGCAGCGGCGAGCGCGGCGTCGCCGGGGTGCAGGTCTCCGACGGCGTGCAGATCGTGCGCACCGACGCGCAGGGCCGCTACCGCCTGGAGGTGGAGCCGGGGCGCACGCTGTTCGTGATCAAGCCCGACGGCTACGCCTTCGCCAGTGCCGGCAACGGCTTGCCGGACTACTGGCGGCACTACGCGCCGGTCGGATCGCCTGCGCTCAAATACCCCGGGATCGCGGCCAGCGCCGGCGCGACCAGCGGCTGGGACTTCGCGTTGCGCGCGCAACCGGCGGCGGCCAGCACCGAGGTGCTGGTGTTCGCCGACACCCAGACCGCCTCGGCGACCGACGTCGGCTACTACGCGCGCGACATCGTCGCGCCGCTGCTCGGCAAGACCCGCGCGCGCCTGGGCACCACCCTGGGCGACGTGGTCAACGACGACCTGTCGCTGTATCCGGCGTTGAACGCCGAAACCGCCAAGCTCGGCGTGCCGTGGTTCCACGTACCCGGCAACCACGACCTGAATTTCGATGCGGTCGACGACCTCGCGTCGCTGTCAAGCTGGCGTGCGATCTACGGCCCGGACACCTATGCGGTGGAAGAGGGCGGCGCCAGCTTCGTGTTCCTCGACGACGTGGTCTATCAGCCGCAGCAGCGGCCGAATTACGTCGGCGGCTTGCGCGAGGACCAGTTTGCGTTCCTGCAGACGTACCTTGCGACGCTGCCGAAGCAGCGGCTGCTGGTGCTGGGCCTGCACATCCCGCTGTTCGACGCCGCGCCGGGCAAGGAAACCTTCCGCCATGCCGACCGCGCACGCCTGTTCGCGTTGCTGCAACCATTCGCGCACGTGCTGGTGTTGAGCGGCCACAGCCACACCCAGCGCCACTACTACCATGGCGCCGACGACGGCTGGCGCGGCGCGCAGCCGCTGCACGAATACAACGTCGGCGCGGCCTGCGGCGCGTTCTGGTCCGGTGCCAAGGATGCCGACGGCATTCCCGCGGCGACGATGGCCGACGGCACCCCCAACGGCTACGCGCTGCTGACCGTGCAGCGCGACGGCCGCTATGCGCTGGCCTACCATGCCGCGCGCGCGGTCGACGATGCGCCGATGACCCTGCACGCGCCGAGGGTGTTGCGCCGCGGGGCGTATCCGGCCTGGGCGGTGTACGCGAACGTGTTCATGGGCGAGGACGACAGCCGCGTGGAATACCGCATCGACGACGGCGCGTGGAAGCCGATGGCGCGCGTGCAGCAGCCGGATCCGGACCTGCTCGCCGAGAACGCACGCGACGATGCCGCCGAGACCCTGCGCGGCTACGATCGCTCGCCGGAAGCGACCCCGTCGCAGCACCTGTGGCGCGGCGCCTTGCCGACCGACCTGGGCGCCGGCGCGCACCGCATCGAGGTCCGCGCCTTCGACCGCTGGCGCGGCGAGCAACGCGCCACCACTGGCTATCGCCTGCAGGACGCGACGCCCTGA
- the hisIE gene encoding bifunctional phosphoribosyl-AMP cyclohydrolase/phosphoribosyl-ATP diphosphatase HisIE, translating to MAHEHQAAAATADAGLDWSKGDGLLPVVVQDAATLRVLMLGYMNAEALAATRASGKVTFYSRSKQRLWTKGESSGNTLELVSIETDCDSDTLLVLAHPHGPTCHLGRSSCFPQAPGQFLGALDRLVAQRERERPPGSYTTQLFEKGTRRIAQKVGEEGVETALAGVAEGDAELLGESADLLYHLTVLLRARGLALADAVAVLEARHR from the coding sequence ATGGCGCATGAACACCAAGCCGCCGCCGCGACCGCGGACGCGGGGCTGGACTGGAGCAAGGGCGACGGCCTGCTGCCGGTGGTGGTGCAGGACGCCGCCACCCTGCGCGTGCTGATGCTCGGCTACATGAACGCCGAAGCGCTGGCCGCGACCCGCGCCAGCGGCAAGGTCACCTTCTACAGCCGCAGCAAGCAGCGCCTGTGGACCAAGGGCGAAAGCTCCGGCAACACCCTGGAGCTGGTCTCGATCGAGACCGACTGCGACAGCGACACGCTGCTGGTGTTGGCGCACCCGCACGGCCCGACCTGCCACCTCGGGCGCAGCAGCTGCTTCCCGCAGGCGCCGGGCCAGTTCCTAGGCGCGCTCGACCGCTTGGTCGCGCAGCGCGAACGCGAACGTCCGCCCGGCAGCTACACCACGCAGCTGTTCGAGAAGGGCACGCGGCGCATCGCGCAGAAGGTCGGCGAGGAGGGCGTGGAAACCGCCTTGGCGGGCGTGGCCGAAGGCGACGCCGAACTGCTCGGCGAATCGGCCGACCTGCTGTACCACCTCACCGTGCTGCTGCGCGCACGCGGCCTGGCGCTGGCCGACGCGGTGGCGGTACTGGAAGCGCGCCACCGCTGA
- a CDS encoding TonB-dependent receptor, whose product MKQTSRMQGRHTLSTAIGFALAAALAPTGAFAQQATAQAATPSSDATTLDSVNVTGYRYAIEKSLQQKRDANAVVEVITAEDVGKFPDKNVADALQRVPGVVITRDGGEGKSVSVRGLAPDLTLTQLNGNYVATSETNDEATRSFNYTLLPSNMLSSAELFKSPEARIDEGGIGGTVILHTRRPLDMEANSGYVNVEGTSSDTSHDVDPQLSALYSWHSKDERFGVLVGVTQQKRTNRSMEASTEDYQWYGAGTDAVDAHGNPLTQDGIHYWWGQSGFNDQNGRNYSEFFLPTSVNFAVRDEQRERKGGQFTFQFKPLDNLTLTANYFRFELQGNYTQNMLKIPEWNLARFNGDGNWAGGRLLNGLSFDPSGSIVTGAQYEKLAGKTYYCSEEQAAAAGLAPGGWGPDDCTIPTPQLTGTYSREKALSQTADLSIDWDISPLWKASFTGGRTWSDGGPSMSFRMAAKPRRQVDGVWQSGNAYSAWDLTGTPSATFSPNLQDQLMAGIAEIDTGSTDSSWMQTSIKQNYFQADISKLFENGWLDSIQFGAKYRDGQVHRNTGNTYWVCQGTDPADYDNNRYQSGCDPSAGVAQPGFFRSSPIDNIRGGFNANVFPGIDYPAYIDYLNDRYGGSHNRREDDFVYNVDEKIFSGYFQANFRTERLRGNLGVRVVRTKQFAESSDSVERFNDYFQDNAAGAPMGCDDPAAAALIGSGSGYVCQSGFVRLPDALAREKTYALSSMEKTYTDVLPSFNIAWDITDTLVLRGAASKVIARPSYTSIAYPGSLRFVSDEYSNDRRVAGGTDTPGWHGSGSNKGLEPFEATQYDIGLEWYFTPGAVAGVALFRKNVDNFTVPVVRDQQMTVGGQAVTVQRYETEANGQDGVSQGVELYGQYTFGFGLGVQANYTYNDTNLAAIVLDGQAIGSSPLVGSAKNQANVTVFYENQKFLARASYNRRGEVVGGLNNGLTEYSEPYDQLDLNVAYNFTEALTLTASVLNATRSEQRIHLGNDSEARLLSNTYTGRQLYLGMNWKF is encoded by the coding sequence ATGAAACAGACTTCACGCATGCAGGGCCGCCACACGCTGTCCACCGCCATCGGCTTCGCCCTGGCCGCCGCGCTGGCGCCGACCGGCGCGTTCGCGCAACAGGCCACCGCGCAGGCCGCCACGCCGTCGTCCGATGCGACCACGCTCGACAGCGTCAACGTCACCGGCTACCGCTACGCCATCGAAAAGAGCCTGCAGCAGAAGCGCGACGCCAACGCCGTGGTCGAAGTGATCACCGCCGAGGACGTGGGCAAATTCCCCGACAAGAACGTGGCCGACGCGCTGCAGCGCGTGCCGGGCGTGGTCATCACCCGCGATGGCGGCGAAGGCAAGAGCGTGAGCGTGCGCGGCCTGGCGCCGGACCTGACCCTGACCCAGTTGAACGGCAACTACGTCGCCACCTCGGAAACCAACGACGAAGCCACGCGCTCGTTCAACTATACCCTGCTGCCGTCGAACATGCTGTCCAGCGCGGAGCTGTTCAAGTCGCCGGAAGCGCGCATCGACGAAGGCGGCATCGGCGGCACGGTGATCCTGCATACCCGCCGCCCGCTCGACATGGAAGCCAACTCCGGCTACGTGAACGTCGAGGGCACTTCGTCCGACACCAGCCACGACGTCGATCCGCAGCTGTCGGCGCTGTACTCCTGGCACAGCAAGGACGAACGCTTCGGCGTGCTGGTCGGCGTGACCCAGCAAAAGCGCACAAACCGCAGCATGGAGGCGAGCACCGAGGACTACCAGTGGTACGGCGCCGGCACCGACGCGGTCGATGCCCACGGCAATCCGCTGACCCAGGACGGCATCCACTACTGGTGGGGCCAGTCCGGCTTCAACGACCAGAACGGGCGCAACTACAGCGAGTTCTTCCTGCCCACCTCGGTCAACTTCGCGGTGCGCGACGAACAGCGCGAACGCAAGGGCGGGCAGTTCACGTTCCAGTTCAAGCCGCTCGACAACCTGACCCTGACCGCCAACTACTTCCGCTTCGAGCTGCAGGGCAACTACACCCAGAACATGCTGAAGATTCCGGAATGGAACCTGGCGCGCTTCAACGGCGACGGCAACTGGGCCGGCGGGCGCCTGCTCAACGGGCTCAGCTTCGACCCCAGCGGCAGCATCGTCACCGGCGCGCAATACGAAAAACTGGCCGGCAAGACCTACTACTGCAGCGAGGAACAGGCGGCCGCCGCCGGCCTGGCGCCGGGCGGCTGGGGGCCGGACGACTGCACCATCCCGACTCCGCAGCTCACCGGCACCTACAGCCGCGAGAAGGCGCTGTCGCAGACCGCCGACCTATCGATCGACTGGGACATCAGCCCGCTGTGGAAGGCCTCGTTCACCGGCGGCCGCACCTGGTCCGACGGCGGCCCGTCGATGAGCTTCCGGATGGCGGCCAAGCCACGCCGGCAGGTCGACGGCGTGTGGCAATCCGGCAACGCCTACAGCGCCTGGGACCTCACCGGCACGCCGAGCGCGACGTTCTCGCCGAACCTGCAGGACCAGCTGATGGCGGGCATCGCCGAGATCGATACCGGCTCGACCGATTCGTCGTGGATGCAGACCAGCATCAAGCAGAACTACTTCCAGGCCGACATCAGCAAGCTGTTCGAAAACGGCTGGCTGGATTCGATCCAGTTCGGCGCCAAGTACCGCGACGGCCAGGTGCACCGCAACACCGGCAACACCTACTGGGTGTGCCAGGGCACCGATCCGGCCGACTACGACAACAACCGCTACCAGTCCGGTTGCGACCCCAGCGCCGGCGTAGCCCAGCCCGGCTTCTTCCGCTCCAGCCCGATCGACAACATCCGCGGCGGTTTCAACGCCAACGTGTTTCCGGGCATCGACTACCCGGCCTACATCGACTACCTCAACGACCGCTACGGCGGCTCGCACAACCGCCGCGAGGACGACTTCGTCTACAACGTCGACGAGAAGATCTTCTCCGGCTACTTCCAGGCCAACTTCCGCACCGAGCGCCTGCGCGGCAACCTCGGCGTGCGCGTGGTGCGCACCAAGCAGTTCGCCGAATCCAGCGATTCGGTGGAACGGTTCAACGATTACTTCCAGGACAACGCGGCCGGCGCGCCGATGGGCTGCGACGATCCGGCCGCCGCCGCGCTGATCGGCTCCGGCAGCGGCTATGTGTGCCAGAGCGGCTTCGTCCGCCTGCCCGATGCGCTGGCGCGCGAGAAGACCTATGCGCTGAGCTCGATGGAGAAGACGTATACCGACGTGCTGCCCAGCTTCAACATCGCCTGGGACATCACCGACACCCTGGTGCTGCGCGGCGCGGCGTCCAAGGTGATCGCGCGGCCGAGCTACACCAGCATCGCCTACCCCGGCAGCCTGCGCTTCGTCAGCGACGAGTACAGCAACGACCGCCGCGTCGCCGGCGGCACCGACACCCCCGGCTGGCACGGCTCGGGCAGCAACAAGGGCCTGGAACCGTTCGAGGCGACCCAGTACGACATCGGCCTGGAGTGGTACTTCACCCCGGGTGCGGTCGCCGGCGTGGCGCTGTTCCGCAAGAACGTGGACAACTTCACCGTGCCGGTGGTGCGCGACCAGCAGATGACGGTCGGCGGCCAGGCGGTCACGGTGCAGCGCTACGAAACCGAGGCCAACGGCCAGGACGGCGTCTCGCAAGGCGTGGAACTGTACGGCCAGTACACCTTCGGTTTCGGTCTGGGCGTCCAGGCCAACTACACCTACAACGACACCAACCTGGCCGCGATCGTGCTGGACGGCCAGGCGATCGGCTCCTCGCCGCTGGTCGGCAGCGCCAAGAACCAGGCCAATGTCACCGTGTTCTACGAGAACCAGAAATTCCTGGCGCGCGCCTCGTACAACCGGCGCGGCGAAGTCGTCGGCGGCCTCAACAACGGGCTGACCGAATACTCCGAACCCTACGATCAGTTGGACCTCAACGTCGCCTACAACTTCACCGAGGCCCTGACCCTGACCGCGTCGGTGCTCAATGCGACCAGGTCCGAACAGCGCATCCACCTGGGCAACGACAGCGAGGCGCGCCTGCTGTCGAACACCTACACCGGCCGCCAGCTGTATCTCGGCATGAACTGGAAATTCTGA
- a CDS encoding C13 family peptidase: MAATSRPRSRPYRHLLAAGLLLCGAGPHAAVSPAAPVALAASTLPDPGQDPLLQAQLRALQPQRPGVTDLYVVGFAGDASEDVFRNETLYLRQLFAQRFGAAGRIVTLINHADNLDAHAYAPEASYDNLAETLQRIGALMDRREDALLLFLTSHGTEQHELYLQFGPGEDADYDTIAPAELRELLDDAGIRNRVIVLSACYSGGFVPALKSADTLIITAARRDRPSFGCGNTASATYFGRAWLIDALARTSDFVESYRLASAEITARERAEGEAPSYPQLYVGARIAPLLQRWRAQLQPVAAPAYPYPEPEAEPAAEPETETETETGTGTPANTDTPTAAGPEPTADGTAAANRKIHAQPGPRPVPNADGEAKAAAAGPANVPASALPSATTPRH, from the coding sequence ATGGCCGCCACCTCCCGCCCGCGCTCCCGTCCGTACCGGCACCTGCTGGCCGCGGGCCTGCTGCTGTGCGGCGCCGGCCCGCACGCGGCGGTGTCGCCGGCGGCGCCGGTCGCGCTGGCCGCATCCACCTTGCCCGATCCCGGACAGGATCCGTTGCTGCAGGCGCAGCTGCGTGCACTGCAGCCGCAGCGGCCGGGCGTGACCGACCTGTACGTGGTCGGCTTCGCCGGCGACGCCAGCGAGGACGTGTTCCGCAACGAGACGCTGTACCTGCGCCAGCTGTTCGCGCAGCGCTTCGGCGCGGCAGGGCGCATCGTCACCCTGATCAACCACGCCGACAATCTCGACGCCCACGCCTATGCGCCGGAGGCCTCGTACGACAACCTGGCCGAGACGCTGCAGCGGATCGGCGCGCTGATGGACCGGCGCGAGGACGCGCTGCTGCTGTTCCTGACCAGCCACGGCACCGAACAGCACGAGCTGTACCTGCAGTTCGGCCCGGGCGAGGACGCCGACTACGACACCATCGCGCCGGCGGAACTGCGCGAACTGCTCGACGACGCCGGCATCCGCAACCGGGTGATCGTGCTGTCGGCGTGCTACTCGGGCGGCTTCGTGCCGGCGCTGAAGAGCGCGGACACGCTGATCATCACCGCCGCGCGCCGCGACCGGCCCTCGTTCGGCTGCGGCAACACCGCCAGCGCCACCTATTTCGGCCGCGCCTGGCTGATCGATGCGCTGGCGCGCACCAGCGACTTCGTCGAGAGCTATCGCCTGGCCAGCGCCGAGATCACCGCGCGCGAACGCGCCGAGGGCGAAGCGCCGTCGTATCCGCAGCTGTACGTCGGCGCGCGGATCGCGCCGTTGCTGCAGCGCTGGCGCGCACAGCTGCAGCCGGTCGCGGCGCCGGCGTATCCCTATCCGGAACCTGAGGCAGAACCTGCGGCGGAGCCGGAGACCGAAACGGAGACGGAGACGGGAACCGGGACGCCGGCAAACACGGATACGCCAACGGCAGCAGGGCCGGAACCGACTGCCGACGGCACGGCCGCTGCGAACCGCAAGATCCATGCGCAGCCGGGACCGAGGCCGGTTCCCAATGCCGATGGTGAGGCCAAGGCAGCGGCCGCAGGTCCGGCGAACGTACCGGCGTCGGCACTGCCGTCCGCGACAACGCCCCGCCACTGA